ccgggtttgattcccagcatcccatatggtcccctgagcaccgtcaggggtaattcctgagcttaaagccaggagtaacccctgagcatcaccaggtgtgacccaaaaagaaaaaaaatgtctcagAAGTGCACTGATGTTTTCTATACACTACCGTCCCATGAGCCAGTCGCCGTGATCCCCCTTGCTCTCTGGAGGAGAATGCAGAGATACATGAAGTTTGCCCCAAAGTGAGAAAATAACTGAGAGGCACCACACCCTGGGCCttggggcagccccagcccccccccccccaacgtcTCAGATCCAAGCAAAGGGACTTAGAGATCTTTTGCAAGATCAAGCATTCAAGTGGAGGTCAAAGCAGCGAATTGAATGTCTGCTCAGGCCTGGAATAACCTCCGTCAGAGCCTGCCAGAGAAGCCAGACACACAGTAGTTGAATTTGCTCCTCATTATGCATAGAGGCTGAGCTCTGGGCAGAGTTCCAGACATCTTGGCAGTGTCATGTGATGTCTTTATCAGTGCAGTTCAGACATAATGAGCTGACCACACTTGCGCTGGGGGTTccctcacggtgctcagggctggacaCTTCAGGACTCGGCACAGCAGGTGAGCACAGAGCCTTAGGGCTGGTGTGGAGGATACTTGGGTGCTGCTTGCTTTatggggagaaggggcaggaCGCCAGCCACATGGCACAAAGGGCAGAGCATCGGGGAACACAGGCAGTAAGGGGAGGGGACTGATGATGTCCccttctatctctctttttctttctctctcttgccagTGACCATCAGCATGAACGCAAGCACAGACCCATTCTTTCATGGCAACCCCTGGCTCCACTTCTCCGTGTACCTCTTTGCCTTCCTCGTGGGGCTCCCCCTGAACCTGCTGGCCCTGGTGATCTTCGTGGGCAAGCTGCGGAGCCGCGCAGTGGCCGTGGACGTGCTCCTGCTCAACCTGACCATCTCGGACCTCATCCTGCTTCTCTTCCTGCCCTTCCGCATGGTGGAGGCGGCCAGTGACATGCTCTGGCCTCTGCCCTTCTTCCTCTGCCCCTTCTCGAGATTCCTCTTCTTCACCACCATCTATGTCACCTCCCTCTCCCTGGCGGCTGTGAGCGTCGAGCGCTTCCTGAGCGTGGCCTACCCGGTATGGTACCAGAGCCGGCCCAGGCTAAGACAGGCGTTGCTGGTCGGCGGGGCCTGCTGGCTGCTGTCAGGGACTAACTGCAGTGTGGTCTATATTGTGGAATTCTCCGGGCATTCCTCCCCTACCCAAGGAAGCAACTACACCTGTTATCTGGAATTCCAGGAGGAACAGCTGGCCATCCTCCTACCTGTCCGGTTGGAGATGGTGGTGGTTCTCTTTGGGGTGCCTCTGCTCATTACGATTTACTGCTACAGTCACCTGATATATTTGCTCAGTAAGGGATGCAGCCGTCGCCGGAGGAGGAGGGTGGCGGGGCTGGTGGTGGCCACGCTGCTCAACTTTCTCATCTTCTTTGGACCCTACAATGTGTCCCACGTCGTGGGCTATATCCAGGGTCGAAGCCCGGCGTGGAGAAGTTACGTGCTGCTGCTCAGCACCCTGAACTCCTGCATCGACCCTCTCGTCTACTACTTCTCTTCCTCTCAGTTCCAAGCTGAGGtccatgggatgctgaggagacTGGCCGGGGCCTGCAGACTTGGGAGGCAGGGGGACTGTGGAAAACTGAGGGATGTGATGGCAGGAGAGGGTGTCATCCACAACGTTTATACCTAGAGAACAACCGTCTTTAGGAGGCTTCGGGGTAGGGGGCTGGCACCTTAGGCTGGTCCTTGCTCAGACAAGACTGGAACTTAGAGTGACCTCTTCGGTTCTCGGACGGTGAGAGACAGGTTGGTCAGCGAGATCTCTTGATCTCACACATGCTGGGTCATCCCCCAACTCCTCTGTCTACATCATGGGTCACTCTGGGAGCTGTCACGGGGAAATGGAAGCCCACCCGCCCGCCATGCATCTGCTCAGCCAAGGAGGCCTTGAAAGCTGAGGAGGAGTTGAAAGCTGTGTCTTGGGTGCAAGCGAGTAGCCTGTGACTTGGGATAGGGAACAGTGGGCGTCATCCCTTGGGAGATATTGGTGAAGCAGGTTGAGAagtggcaggggggagggggtgggggtgggaggtcccACAGGACTTCTGGTCCGAGGTGAGGGGGGCACCTGTTCTTGTGGGGGATTTCCCACAGGGTTTGCCCTGTTCAACACATTCAGATTGTTGGAATTTGTGAGGAATGAGAAGAATATTCACCAAAATAAATGTGGCAGCAAGCAGAGGAGGGGTGGTGTCTCCTCATGTGGCTTCTTTTCTGGTGCCTGTGGGTAAGAGTCGATGTGGGGTGAGAGAAAGGTGCTGGCCCTAGGGAAAGGTCTGACCTGCAGCATTTGGggtcccaggggagcagctggtggtggtgggggggaatgaaGATAACAGCAGTGGCTGGAGAGgtaacagcagggagggctcctgcctggcatacagtcaacctgagtttggtccctggcaccacatagggtcctccacaccccaccaggagtgatccctgagcacagagccaggagtaagccctgagcaccgactggtgtgatcccaaaacaataaaaaggaaggaaaaagaaaaggaaaaaggaacagcAAAGCGCTTTAGGGACTTGGCCTGACCTGATGTCCCCTTAGCCCTCCTGAGGGCCGCTGACAGGTCCTGTGTTTCCGTGAGAGAGGGGCTGAGTATCCTCTTGCTACTTAGTGCTCACGGCCTTAGCTGGAGCTCACGGACTCCAGGGTCTCCCTTGTCCTGGGTGCTGTGTGTCCTCCAGAGGGACCGGGCTCCATCACAGTCCAGATACTGAGCAGGACAACTGTCAGCGGGCCACaataaggaaggaaaggagatgcAAAGCAACCCCATTATGTGTGCACCGCATCCCTGAGGGAAGTCCTCTGGTACaataaattaggaaaattagTCGCTAATGCCAACTTTGCTTTATTACCAAGACAAATGTCTCCCTTAAGAGCTAAAATAATCCACAGCGAGCCATGGAGTCAATTTTCCATCAGGTTGACCTCTGGGTGAGAGTGAGTCAGTGTCTTGTCCTAGCAAAACACCCCAAGAAATGCTGGCAGCTGCGTGCAGGCAGCTATGGCTCTCCCCCGTCCATCATGCTGGTGAAGAGTCTCCCAAATCCCAATTCTAACATCTCGGCATCTGTTGTTCCCGGGGCAACTGGGACAGTGAGGACCAGCTGTGGGTGGGGACTGGGAAAGAGTCATCATACCTGTGCAGAGGTGAAGGTATAAGCCACCTTATGTCGTCTGTCCGTCCCGAGGCACTCAGGCTTGGAAGCTGTTAATATGGTCAATACAGGGGTTGTGGTTCAGCAGGAATAGAGGTGCCAGAAAGTTCTAAGACTCCAGAACTGGTATAAAGGACTCAAGCCTGGGGACAGAGCAGAGATGAGCCCCCCACATGCTACAGAAGACTGTGAAGAAGAGGAATCTGCCTCCTGTCCCAGGGATTGACAAGGAATCAGAGACAGCTGACTGCTGCCCCCAACTACACCAGCACCCCAACCTCCATGGACAAGCGAAGGCTGGGCAGTTGTTTGGTTTTCCGGATCGCTCAGAAGCCAAGGAGAGGGCTGCTCCGAGAAGGTAGGGCGTGCTCTGGGGATGCTTCTATGAGACCATCCAGTGACGGGAAGAACTGGAGGAGAAATGGAAGGGGTGTCAGGTACTGTGACCATCGTGCAGAGCAAATCGTCTCAAATGTCCTGGGGCAAGGGTAGAATTTCTAGAGGTCTAAACCAGGTTAACTCTCCCGAGATGGAGATCAGTAGAACTGTTGTTAGTGGCAGAAGAACCAGCACATTGGTACCTGCCTCACGGAGGGTACCCAACACTCCTCATCCTTAGCACCAGTTCTCATGTCTGCTGATCCCCCCAATGAGCTTCTGTTTCTAGTCACCTCCTGTTtctattctgcttttttttgttgttgtttaacacACAATGTACACATTAGGTATCCGTTCATGTGTTTAGGAGACCACAAACCATGTAAGAGAGAGATTTTTGTTCTCCCCTAGAAGGGACATTCACCCTGTAGGGGGCAACACTTCCGCTGAGAGTGCATGAGTTGGAAACAATCTCATGAGAGAGTGTCGGCAGACCTGACCCGGTTCTCTTGCTGGAGCAAAGGAGACCACATCCCAGGAGAAACATGGGGCTCTTAGAAAGAAAAGATTCATCCaggatttggggggagggtgacgTCTGGGGGAAACTCAGTGTCAAAGCAAAGCAACAGGCCAGCCCCATCCTTTCAGAGCAGCTGACTTGGGGTCCTAGTTccttgaaaaatgaaaagttaaagaTTGATAGAATGGGTATGAGATGCAtaagtcaatctgctgaaaaactcaggtttgtttgcaggttttgtgaccaaaaccTCCAAgctctcatggagtcaggaataggtgacctccccccatctccctcttcTTCAGGGAGCCAGGCAGTCACACCTATGAACTGTCTCTggtgctatataagctcattaatggccatgatccagagactcactaataaatctcggaagagagccacaagctgcagagatgcctctggaccccaaagtcacaaccaagtaaaattttaactccagctgtaccatcctatttaaaatttagaattcctggatcACGTGGCCACGAATGCTctacatctcatactctatgtcACTTAtgtaccaggaatagcacaccacattgcaTGGCAACAAATGTtgatatatatatgagatatatatgtgtatatatgtatattagcacatgtataaaaataaaaagaaaaggcgcgggcgagggaagggacgcctcaccgcaccgagccaggcacagggcctaaggcagcagccgtctctcccgccacccgagttcagtagcctccggccacttcccccaccccggggaggttgatggcgatgatatggcaggcgaaggaaggaacggagccatgatggttggtctcacttgcagtttattccagtcttccctctatacactctccgtcctctatacactttccgccctctatacactttccgacccctcaccttctctccgaaccccttttatcaatcatggcccttccaaagggcgcaatacattgacgtcaccaaaagcaccaaaagatcttaccggaagaacattgaggcaacataattctcttgtatctgcaggcccttaatctaggccccccggaaagaagatacaaaaacaaaaccgaagccttctttgggctgaaagcactcggatttacatcccaaagactaggccgggccagagcctggaatctacaatgtcaaatcaagcctggctagcaccttagatctgcgggggtcaaagatcagctaggtttctgtgacaaaaggtttctgtgacaaaactccagaaggcagctggaaaaggggaaatattccaacagcacacaaggctcaacttgtaataacatgttagtaatctacAAGGGTTTAATGGTTTTGGGTGGGacataacaatcttcacacaatttcctgTAAGGATACTTTTTGGAATAATTTTTAGTGgataattcataacaagcaatacaaaataaattatttaggccaCGCTTTGGGGgtaggtttgggtggtggttggaaaatttgaaataacggtggtgggaaggtgtaatggttgtggaattggtgttggaacattgaatgtaataaattattgtgggatgtcactatcactgtcatcccattgctcattgatttgcccgagtgggcaccagtaatgtcgccatcgtgagacttgttgttactgtttttggcatatcaaatacgccatgggtagcttgccaggctctgccgtgagggtgagatactcttggtagcttgccaggctctctgagaggggcagagaaatcgaacccagatcggccgcatgcaaggcaaatgccttacccactgcgctatcactccagcccattattgtggacaatttacaaaaataaaatgtgtgataaggatagatagtacagcaggtagagcatttcctTGCAAGCCAcaaacccgagttcaatccccagtatcctatatggtccctcaagcactgtcaggagtaattcctgagtgcagagtcaggagtaacccctgagaatcactgggtgtgaccaaaaaaacaaataataaaataataataataataataataataataataataataataatacatcactgaatcactgtatcactgtcatcctgttgtttatcgattttctcaagctggagccagtaacgtctcatttgtcactgtcacgtgctagtgtagcctgatggcgtattgggggctctttcagggtcaggagaatgaggaccgtcattgctgctgtttttggcatatcgagtataccacaggcagcttgccaggctctaccatgctggCAAtcctttcagtagcttgccaggctctctgagagggatggaggcttttggggtggcctctaatcgcctttacaggtgttcccagtctaccgaatataagtttttg
This Sorex araneus isolate mSorAra2 chromosome 8, mSorAra2.pri, whole genome shotgun sequence DNA region includes the following protein-coding sequences:
- the LOC101558467 gene encoding free fatty acid receptor 3-like; translation: MNASTDPFFHGNPWLHFSVYLFAFLVGLPLNLLALVIFVGKLRSRAVAVDVLLLNLTISDLILLLFLPFRMVEAASDMLWPLPFFLCPFSRFLFFTTIYVTSLSLAAVSVERFLSVAYPVWYQSRPRLRQALLVGGACWLLSGTNCSVVYIVEFSGHSSPTQGSNYTCYLEFQEEQLAILLPVRLEMVVVLFGVPLLITIYCYSHLIYLLSKGCSRRRRRRVAGLVVATLLNFLIFFGPYNVSHVVGYIQGRSPAWRSYVLLLSTLNSCIDPLVYYFSSSQFQAEVHGMLRRLAGACRLGRQGDCGKLRDVMAGEGVIHNVYT